One genomic region from Prionailurus bengalensis isolate Pbe53 chromosome C1, Fcat_Pben_1.1_paternal_pri, whole genome shotgun sequence encodes:
- the BCL9 gene encoding B-cell CLL/lymphoma 9 protein isoform X4: MHSSNPKVRNSPSGNTQSSPKSKQEVMVRPPTVMSPSGNPQLDSKFSNQECNSADHIKSQDSQHTPHSMTPSNATAPRSSTPSHGQTTAPEPTPAQKTPAKVVYVFSTEMANKAAEAVLKGQVETIVTFHIQNISNSKTERSTAPLNTQISALRNDPKPLPPQPPAPASQDQNSSQNTRLQPTPPTPAPAPKPAAPPRPLDRDSPGVENKLIPPGGSPASSTPLPPDGTGPNSTPNNRAVTPVSQGSSSSSADPKAAPPPPASSGEPPALGENPDGLSQEQLEHRERSLQTLRDIQRMLFPDEKEFTGGQSGGPQQNTGVLDGPQKKPEGPIQAMMAQSQSLGKGPGPRTDVGAPFGPQGHRDVPFSPDEMVPPSMNSQSGPMGPDHLDHMTPEQIAWLKLQQEFYEEKRRKQEHAVVQQCSLQDMMVHQHGPRGVGRGPPPPYQMAPGEGWGPGGAEPFADGISMPHSLPPRGMAPHPNMAGSQMRLPGFAGMINSEMEGPNVPNPASRPGLSGVSWPDDVPKIADGRNFPPGQGVFSGPGRGERFPNPQGLSEEMFQQQLAEKQLGLPPGMSMESIRPSMEMNRLIPGSQRHMEPGSSPIFPRIPVEGPLSPSRGDFPKGMPPQMGPGRELEFGMVPGGMKGDVSLNVNMGSNPQMIPQKMREAGTGPEEMMKLRPGGTDVLSAQQKMVPLPFGEHPQQEYGMGPRPFLPMSQGPGSNSGLRSLREPVGPDQRTNSRLSHMPALPLNPSSNPTSLNTAPPVQRGLGRKPLDISAAGSQGHSPGINPLKSPTVCQVQSPMLGSPSGNLKSPQTPSQLAGMLAGPAAAASIKSPPVLGSAAASPVHLKSPSLPAPSPGWTSSPKPPLQSPGIPPNHKAPLTMASPAMLGSVESGGPPPPTASQSASVNIPGSLPSSTPYTMPPEPTLSQNPLSIMMSRMSKFAMPSSTPLYHDAIKTVASSDDDSPPARSPNLPSMNNMPGMGINTQNPRISGPNPVVPMPTLSPMGMTQPLSHSNQMPSPNAMGPNIPPHGVPMGPGLMSHNPIMGHGSQEPPMVPQGRMGFPQGFPPVQSPPQQAPFPHNGPSGGQGSFPGAMGFPGEGPLGRPSTLPQSSADAALCKPGGPGGPDSFAVLGNSMPSVFTDPDLQEVIRPGATGIPEFDLSRIIPSEKPSQTLQYFPRGEVPGRKQPQGPGPGFSHMQGMMGEQAPRMGLALPGMGGPGPVGTPDIPLGTAPSMPGHNPMRPPAFLQQGMMGPHHRMMSPAQSTMPGQPTLMSNPAAAVGMIPGKDRGPAGLYTHPGPVGSPGMMMSMQGMMGPQQNIMIPPQMRPRGMAADVGMGGFSQGPGNPGNMMF, from the exons ATGCATTCCAGTAACCCCAAAGTGAGGAACTCTCCATCAGGAAACACACAGAG TAGCCCTAAGTCAAAGCAGGAGGTGATGGTCCGTCCCCCTACAGTGATGTCCCCATCTGGAAACCCCCAGCTGGATTCCAAATTCTCCAATCAGG AATGTAATTCTGCTGACCACATAAAGTCCCAGGATTCCCAGCACACGCCACACTCGATGACCCCGTCAAATGCTACGGCCCCCAGGTCTTCCACCCCCTCCCATGGCCAGACTACTGCCCCAGAGCCCACACCTGCTCAGAAGACTCCCGCCAAAGTGGTGTATGTGTTTTCTACTGAGATGGCCAATAA AGCTGCGGAAGCTGTGTTGAAGGGCCAGGTTGAAACTATCGTCACTTTCCACATCCAGAACATCTCTAACAGCAAGACAGAGCGAAGCACAGCCCCTCTG AACACACAGATATCTGCCCTTCGGAATGATCCGAAACCCCTCCCACCACAGCCCCCAGCTCCGGCCAGCCAGGACCAGAATTCTTCCCAGAATACCAGGCTGCAGCCGACCCCGCCCACTCCGGCACCAGCACCCAAGCCTGCTGCACCCCCGCGTCCTCTGGACCGGGACAGTCCTGGCgtagaaaacaaactgatccCTCCTGGGGGCAGCCCCGCCAGCTCTACGCCACTGCCCCCAGACGGTACTGGGCCGAACTCGACACCCAATAACCGAGCGGTGACCCCTGTCTCCCAGGGGAGCAGTAGCTCTTCAGCAGATCCCAAAGCCGCCCCACCTCCACCAGCGTCCAGTGGCGAGCCCCCCGCGCTGGGAGAGAACCCCGATGGCCTGTCTCAGGAGCAGCTGGAGCACCGGGAGCGCTCCTTACAAACGCTCCGAGATATCCAACGGATGCTTTTCCCCGACGAGAAAGAATTCACAGGAGGACAAAGTGGGGGACCCCAGCAGAACACTGGGGTATTAGATGGACCTCAGAAAAAACCAGAAGGGCCGATACAGGCCATGATGGCTCAATCCCAAAGCCTAGGGAAGGGACCTGGGCCCCGGACAGATGTGGGAGCTCCATTTGGCCCTCAAGGACATAGAGATGTGCCCTTTTCTCCGGATGAAATGGTTCCACCTTCCATGAACTCCCAGTCTGGGCCCATGGGACCTGACCACCTGGACCACATGACCCCCGAGCAGATAGCTTGGCTGAAGCTGCAGCAGGAGTTTTacgaggagaaaaggaggaagcaggagcACGCTGTCGTGCAGCAGTGCTCCCTCCAGGACATGATGGTCCATCAGCATGGGCCTCGGGGCGTGGGCCGAGGGCCTCCCCCTCCATACCAGATGGCCCCCGGTGaaggctgggggccggggggcgcAGAGCCCTTTGCTGATGGGATCAGCATGCCTCATTCTCTGCCCCCGAGGGGCATGGCTCCCCACCCCAACATGGCAGGGAGCCAGATGCGCCTCCCTGGGTTTGCGGGAATGATCAACTCTGAAATGGAGGGACCGAACGTCCCCAACCCAGCATCGAGACCGGGTCTTTCTGGAGTCAGTTGGCCAGACGATGTGCCAAAAATCGCAGACGGTCGAAACTTCCCGCCTGGCCAGGGTGTCTTCAGTGGTCCTGGCCGAGGGGAACGCTTCCCAAACCCCCAAGGATTGTCCGAAGAGATGTTTCAACAGCAGCTGGCGGAGAAGCAGCTGGGCCTCCCCCCGGGGATGAGCATGGAAAGCATCAGGCCCAGCATGGAGATGAACAGGCTGATCCCCGGTTCCCAGCGACACATGGAGCCTGGGAGCAGTCCCATTTTCCCTCGAATACCCGTCGAGGGCCCTCTGAGTCCCTCTCGGGGTGACTTTCCAAAAGGAATGCCCCCACAGATGGGCCCTGGTCGGGAACTGGAGTTTGGGATGGTTCCTGGTGGGATGAAGGGAGATGTCAGTCTGAACGTCAACATGGGATCCAACCCTCAGATGATACCTCAGAAGATGAGAGAGGCTGGGACGGGCCCTGAGGAGATGATGAAGTTACGCCCGGGTGGCACAGACGTGCTGTCTGCTCAGCAGAAGATGGTGCCCCTGCCGTTTGGGGAGCACCCCCAGCAAGAGTACGGCATGGGCCCCAGGCCGTTTCTCCCCATGTCTCAGGGTCCAGGCAGCAACAGTGGCTTGCGGAGTCTCAGAGAACCAGTCGGGCCCGACCAAAGGACTAACAGCCGGCTCAGTCATATGCCAGCACTACCTctcaacccttccagtaaccccaCTAGCCTCAACACCGCTCCTCCAGTGCAGCGTGGCCTGGGGCGGAAGCCCTTGGATATATCTGCGGCAGGCAGCCAGGGGCACTCCCCAGGCATCAACCCTCTGAAGTCTCCCACGGTGTGCCAAGTCCAGTCACCAATGCTGGGCTCGCCCTCGGGGAACCTCAAGTCCCCCCAGACTCCATCGCAGCTGGCAGGCATGCTGGCGGGCCCGGCTGCTGCTGCGTCCATTAAGTCCCCCCCCGTCTTGGGGTCTGCTGCTGCTTCGCCTGTTCACCTCAAGTCTCCATCACTTCCTGCCCCGTCACCTGGATGGACCTCCTCTCCAAAACCTCCCCTCCAGAGTCCCGGGATCCCTCCAAACCATAAAGCACCCCTCACCATGGCCTCCCCAGCCATGCTGGGCAGTGTAGAGTCAG gTGGCCCCCCACCTCCTACAGCCAGCCAGTCTGCCTCTGTGAATATCCCTGGAAGTCTTCCCTCTAGTACACCTTACACCATGCCTCCCGAGCCAACCCTTTCCCAGAACCCACTGTCTATTATGATGTCTCGAATGTCCAAGTTCGCAATGCCCAGTTCTACCCCTTTATACCACGACGCCATCAAGACTGTGGCCAGCTCCGATGACGACTCCCCTCCAGCTCGCTCTCCCAACTTGCCATCAATGAATAATATGCCAG ggATGGGCATTAATACACAGAATCCTCGAATTTCAGGTCCAAACCCCGTGGTTCCGATGCCAACCCTCAGCCCAATGGGAATGACCCAGCCGCTCTCTCACTCCAATCAGATGCCCTCTCCGAATGCCATGGGACCCAACATACCTCCTCATGGGGTCCCGATGGGGCCTGGCTTGATGTCACACAATCCTATCATGGGGCATGGGTCCCAGGAGCCTCCGATGGTACCTCAAGGACGGATGGGTTTCCCCCAGGGCTTCCCGCCAGTACAGTCTCCTCCACAGCAGGCTCCATTCCCTCACAACGGCCccagtggggggcagggcagcttCCCAGGAGCTATGGGTTTCCCAGGAGAAGGCCCCCTTGGCCgccccagcaccctgccccaGAGTTCAGCAGATGCAGCACTTTGCAAGCCTGGAGGCCCCGGGGGTCCCGACTCCTTCGCCGTCCTGGGGAACAGCATGCCTTCGGTGTTTACAGACCCAGACCTGCAGGAGGTCATCCGACCTGGAGCCACCGGAATCCCGGAGTTTGATCTGTCTCGCATTATTCCATCTGAGAAGCCTAGCCAGACACTGCAATATTTCCCTCGAGGGGAAGTCCCAGGCCGTAAACAGCCCCAGGGGCCTGGGCCTGGGTTTTCGCACATGCAGGGGATGATGGGCGAACAGGCCCCCAGAATGGGACTAGCATTACCTGGCATGGGAGGGCCAGGGCCAGTGGGAACTCCGGACATCCCTCTTGGCACGGCTCCATCCATGCCAGGCCACAACCCAATGAGACCACCAGCCTTTCTCCAGCAAGGCATGATGGGACCTCACCATCGGATGATGTCACCAGCACAATCTACAATGCCCGGCCAGCCTACCCTGATGAGCAATCCGGCTGCCGCCGTGGGCATGATTCCCGGCAAGGATCGGGGGCCTGCTGGGCTCTACACCCACCCTGGGCCTGTGGGCTCCCCAGGCATGATGATGTCCATGCAGGGCATGATGGGACCCCAACAGAACATCATGATCCCCCCACAGATGAGGCCCCGGGGCATGGCCGCTGACGTGGGCATGGGTGGATTCAGCCAAGGACCTGGCAACCCAGGAAACATgatgttttaa
- the BCL9 gene encoding B-cell CLL/lymphoma 9 protein isoform X6, translated as MTPSNATAPRSSTPSHGQTTAPEPTPAQKTPAKVVYVFSTEMANKAAEAVLKGQVETIVTFHIQNISNSKTERSTAPLVGHSGSGVWFKGSTAAVQNTQISALRNDPKPLPPQPPAPASQDQNSSQNTRLQPTPPTPAPAPKPAAPPRPLDRDSPGVENKLIPPGGSPASSTPLPPDGTGPNSTPNNRAVTPVSQGSSSSSADPKAAPPPPASSGEPPALGENPDGLSQEQLEHRERSLQTLRDIQRMLFPDEKEFTGGQSGGPQQNTGVLDGPQKKPEGPIQAMMAQSQSLGKGPGPRTDVGAPFGPQGHRDVPFSPDEMVPPSMNSQSGPMGPDHLDHMTPEQIAWLKLQQEFYEEKRRKQEHAVVQQCSLQDMMVHQHGPRGVGRGPPPPYQMAPGEGWGPGGAEPFADGISMPHSLPPRGMAPHPNMAGSQMRLPGFAGMINSEMEGPNVPNPASRPGLSGVSWPDDVPKIADGRNFPPGQGVFSGPGRGERFPNPQGLSEEMFQQQLAEKQLGLPPGMSMESIRPSMEMNRLIPGSQRHMEPGSSPIFPRIPVEGPLSPSRGDFPKGMPPQMGPGRELEFGMVPGGMKGDVSLNVNMGSNPQMIPQKMREAGTGPEEMMKLRPGGTDVLSAQQKMVPLPFGEHPQQEYGMGPRPFLPMSQGPGSNSGLRSLREPVGPDQRTNSRLSHMPALPLNPSSNPTSLNTAPPVQRGLGRKPLDISAAGSQGHSPGINPLKSPTVCQVQSPMLGSPSGNLKSPQTPSQLAGMLAGPAAAASIKSPPVLGSAAASPVHLKSPSLPAPSPGWTSSPKPPLQSPGIPPNHKAPLTMASPAMLGSVESGGPPPPTASQSASVNIPGSLPSSTPYTMPPEPTLSQNPLSIMMSRMSKFAMPSSTPLYHDAIKTVASSDDDSPPARSPNLPSMNNMPGMGINTQNPRISGPNPVVPMPTLSPMGMTQPLSHSNQMPSPNAMGPNIPPHGVPMGPGLMSHNPIMGHGSQEPPMVPQGRMGFPQGFPPVQSPPQQAPFPHNGPSGGQGSFPGAMGFPGEGPLGRPSTLPQSSADAALCKPGGPGGPDSFAVLGNSMPSVFTDPDLQEVIRPGATGIPEFDLSRIIPSEKPSQTLQYFPRGEVPGRKQPQGPGPGFSHMQGMMGEQAPRMGLALPGMGGPGPVGTPDIPLGTAPSMPGHNPMRPPAFLQQGMMGPHHRMMSPAQSTMPGQPTLMSNPAAAVGMIPGKDRGPAGLYTHPGPVGSPGMMMSMQGMMGPQQNIMIPPQMRPRGMAADVGMGGFSQGPGNPGNMMF; from the exons ATGACCCCGTCAAATGCTACGGCCCCCAGGTCTTCCACCCCCTCCCATGGCCAGACTACTGCCCCAGAGCCCACACCTGCTCAGAAGACTCCCGCCAAAGTGGTGTATGTGTTTTCTACTGAGATGGCCAATAA AGCTGCGGAAGCTGTGTTGAAGGGCCAGGTTGAAACTATCGTCACTTTCCACATCCAGAACATCTCTAACAGCAAGACAGAGCGAAGCACAGCCCCTCTGGTAGGCCATTCTGGAAGTGGAGTGTGGTTTAAAGGCTCTACAGCAGCTGTACAG AACACACAGATATCTGCCCTTCGGAATGATCCGAAACCCCTCCCACCACAGCCCCCAGCTCCGGCCAGCCAGGACCAGAATTCTTCCCAGAATACCAGGCTGCAGCCGACCCCGCCCACTCCGGCACCAGCACCCAAGCCTGCTGCACCCCCGCGTCCTCTGGACCGGGACAGTCCTGGCgtagaaaacaaactgatccCTCCTGGGGGCAGCCCCGCCAGCTCTACGCCACTGCCCCCAGACGGTACTGGGCCGAACTCGACACCCAATAACCGAGCGGTGACCCCTGTCTCCCAGGGGAGCAGTAGCTCTTCAGCAGATCCCAAAGCCGCCCCACCTCCACCAGCGTCCAGTGGCGAGCCCCCCGCGCTGGGAGAGAACCCCGATGGCCTGTCTCAGGAGCAGCTGGAGCACCGGGAGCGCTCCTTACAAACGCTCCGAGATATCCAACGGATGCTTTTCCCCGACGAGAAAGAATTCACAGGAGGACAAAGTGGGGGACCCCAGCAGAACACTGGGGTATTAGATGGACCTCAGAAAAAACCAGAAGGGCCGATACAGGCCATGATGGCTCAATCCCAAAGCCTAGGGAAGGGACCTGGGCCCCGGACAGATGTGGGAGCTCCATTTGGCCCTCAAGGACATAGAGATGTGCCCTTTTCTCCGGATGAAATGGTTCCACCTTCCATGAACTCCCAGTCTGGGCCCATGGGACCTGACCACCTGGACCACATGACCCCCGAGCAGATAGCTTGGCTGAAGCTGCAGCAGGAGTTTTacgaggagaaaaggaggaagcaggagcACGCTGTCGTGCAGCAGTGCTCCCTCCAGGACATGATGGTCCATCAGCATGGGCCTCGGGGCGTGGGCCGAGGGCCTCCCCCTCCATACCAGATGGCCCCCGGTGaaggctgggggccggggggcgcAGAGCCCTTTGCTGATGGGATCAGCATGCCTCATTCTCTGCCCCCGAGGGGCATGGCTCCCCACCCCAACATGGCAGGGAGCCAGATGCGCCTCCCTGGGTTTGCGGGAATGATCAACTCTGAAATGGAGGGACCGAACGTCCCCAACCCAGCATCGAGACCGGGTCTTTCTGGAGTCAGTTGGCCAGACGATGTGCCAAAAATCGCAGACGGTCGAAACTTCCCGCCTGGCCAGGGTGTCTTCAGTGGTCCTGGCCGAGGGGAACGCTTCCCAAACCCCCAAGGATTGTCCGAAGAGATGTTTCAACAGCAGCTGGCGGAGAAGCAGCTGGGCCTCCCCCCGGGGATGAGCATGGAAAGCATCAGGCCCAGCATGGAGATGAACAGGCTGATCCCCGGTTCCCAGCGACACATGGAGCCTGGGAGCAGTCCCATTTTCCCTCGAATACCCGTCGAGGGCCCTCTGAGTCCCTCTCGGGGTGACTTTCCAAAAGGAATGCCCCCACAGATGGGCCCTGGTCGGGAACTGGAGTTTGGGATGGTTCCTGGTGGGATGAAGGGAGATGTCAGTCTGAACGTCAACATGGGATCCAACCCTCAGATGATACCTCAGAAGATGAGAGAGGCTGGGACGGGCCCTGAGGAGATGATGAAGTTACGCCCGGGTGGCACAGACGTGCTGTCTGCTCAGCAGAAGATGGTGCCCCTGCCGTTTGGGGAGCACCCCCAGCAAGAGTACGGCATGGGCCCCAGGCCGTTTCTCCCCATGTCTCAGGGTCCAGGCAGCAACAGTGGCTTGCGGAGTCTCAGAGAACCAGTCGGGCCCGACCAAAGGACTAACAGCCGGCTCAGTCATATGCCAGCACTACCTctcaacccttccagtaaccccaCTAGCCTCAACACCGCTCCTCCAGTGCAGCGTGGCCTGGGGCGGAAGCCCTTGGATATATCTGCGGCAGGCAGCCAGGGGCACTCCCCAGGCATCAACCCTCTGAAGTCTCCCACGGTGTGCCAAGTCCAGTCACCAATGCTGGGCTCGCCCTCGGGGAACCTCAAGTCCCCCCAGACTCCATCGCAGCTGGCAGGCATGCTGGCGGGCCCGGCTGCTGCTGCGTCCATTAAGTCCCCCCCCGTCTTGGGGTCTGCTGCTGCTTCGCCTGTTCACCTCAAGTCTCCATCACTTCCTGCCCCGTCACCTGGATGGACCTCCTCTCCAAAACCTCCCCTCCAGAGTCCCGGGATCCCTCCAAACCATAAAGCACCCCTCACCATGGCCTCCCCAGCCATGCTGGGCAGTGTAGAGTCAG gTGGCCCCCCACCTCCTACAGCCAGCCAGTCTGCCTCTGTGAATATCCCTGGAAGTCTTCCCTCTAGTACACCTTACACCATGCCTCCCGAGCCAACCCTTTCCCAGAACCCACTGTCTATTATGATGTCTCGAATGTCCAAGTTCGCAATGCCCAGTTCTACCCCTTTATACCACGACGCCATCAAGACTGTGGCCAGCTCCGATGACGACTCCCCTCCAGCTCGCTCTCCCAACTTGCCATCAATGAATAATATGCCAG ggATGGGCATTAATACACAGAATCCTCGAATTTCAGGTCCAAACCCCGTGGTTCCGATGCCAACCCTCAGCCCAATGGGAATGACCCAGCCGCTCTCTCACTCCAATCAGATGCCCTCTCCGAATGCCATGGGACCCAACATACCTCCTCATGGGGTCCCGATGGGGCCTGGCTTGATGTCACACAATCCTATCATGGGGCATGGGTCCCAGGAGCCTCCGATGGTACCTCAAGGACGGATGGGTTTCCCCCAGGGCTTCCCGCCAGTACAGTCTCCTCCACAGCAGGCTCCATTCCCTCACAACGGCCccagtggggggcagggcagcttCCCAGGAGCTATGGGTTTCCCAGGAGAAGGCCCCCTTGGCCgccccagcaccctgccccaGAGTTCAGCAGATGCAGCACTTTGCAAGCCTGGAGGCCCCGGGGGTCCCGACTCCTTCGCCGTCCTGGGGAACAGCATGCCTTCGGTGTTTACAGACCCAGACCTGCAGGAGGTCATCCGACCTGGAGCCACCGGAATCCCGGAGTTTGATCTGTCTCGCATTATTCCATCTGAGAAGCCTAGCCAGACACTGCAATATTTCCCTCGAGGGGAAGTCCCAGGCCGTAAACAGCCCCAGGGGCCTGGGCCTGGGTTTTCGCACATGCAGGGGATGATGGGCGAACAGGCCCCCAGAATGGGACTAGCATTACCTGGCATGGGAGGGCCAGGGCCAGTGGGAACTCCGGACATCCCTCTTGGCACGGCTCCATCCATGCCAGGCCACAACCCAATGAGACCACCAGCCTTTCTCCAGCAAGGCATGATGGGACCTCACCATCGGATGATGTCACCAGCACAATCTACAATGCCCGGCCAGCCTACCCTGATGAGCAATCCGGCTGCCGCCGTGGGCATGATTCCCGGCAAGGATCGGGGGCCTGCTGGGCTCTACACCCACCCTGGGCCTGTGGGCTCCCCAGGCATGATGATGTCCATGCAGGGCATGATGGGACCCCAACAGAACATCATGATCCCCCCACAGATGAGGCCCCGGGGCATGGCCGCTGACGTGGGCATGGGTGGATTCAGCCAAGGACCTGGCAACCCAGGAAACATgatgttttaa